One Shewanella sp. MR-4 DNA window includes the following coding sequences:
- a CDS encoding histone deacetylase yields MIPLVYHASYSKLALPSHHRFPTTKYARLYQYLLDNQLAVPAQFHTPSPMTAEDVMQVHQQDYVEQFIQGSLASTALRRIGFPWSEALVERTLHSVSGTSLTAHLALQTGIALHLTGGYHHAHYDFGSGYCIFNDLIIAARKLMAEQQLHKVLIFDCDVHQGDGTATLSHRHQGIISCSIHCKENFPSRKQQSHYDIELTKGADDNAYQETVEQTLELLIRLHQPDLILYDAGVDIHQDDDLGHLKISKQGLYQRDLTVLSMAKAANIPVAAVIGGGYSRDELQLSQRHSQLFIAANHLW; encoded by the coding sequence ATGATCCCATTGGTTTATCACGCCAGCTACTCCAAGCTGGCGTTACCCTCCCACCACCGCTTTCCCACGACCAAATACGCACGCCTTTATCAGTATCTGCTCGATAATCAACTGGCTGTACCGGCTCAATTCCATACTCCCTCGCCGATGACGGCAGAAGATGTAATGCAGGTGCATCAGCAAGATTATGTCGAACAATTTATCCAAGGCAGCTTAGCCAGTACGGCCTTAAGACGCATCGGCTTTCCATGGAGTGAAGCCTTAGTCGAGCGCACTTTACACTCGGTATCGGGGACGAGTTTGACCGCACATTTAGCCTTGCAAACGGGTATTGCCCTTCACTTAACGGGCGGTTATCACCATGCACACTATGACTTTGGCAGCGGCTACTGTATTTTCAACGACTTGATTATCGCCGCCCGCAAACTGATGGCCGAGCAGCAATTACATAAGGTGCTAATTTTTGACTGTGACGTGCATCAAGGTGATGGCACAGCCACCCTCAGCCACAGGCATCAGGGCATTATCAGTTGCTCCATCCATTGCAAAGAGAATTTTCCCAGTCGTAAACAGCAGTCACACTATGATATTGAACTGACGAAAGGTGCAGATGACAACGCTTATCAGGAAACCGTCGAACAGACTCTCGAACTGCTGATTCGACTCCATCAGCCAGATCTCATCCTGTATGACGCCGGCGTCGATATTCATCAAGATGATGACTTAGGGCACCTAAAGATCAGCAAGCAGGGATTGTATCAACGTGATCTAACCGTGTTATCGATGGCAAAAGCGGCAAATATTCCTGTTGCGGCGGTAATTGGCGGCGGCTACAGCCGAGACGAACTACAATTAAGCCAAAGACATAGCCAACTTTTTATTGCAGCCAACCATTTGTGGTAG
- a CDS encoding ComEA family DNA-binding protein yields MKITHRLPAMVSAIVFSALFALPAMAADPVKEASKVQTQAKTDAKSMAMDAKQAMPDSAQVNINTASSEQLQMLKGIGAAKAQAIIDYRTQNGKFKAIDELANVSGIGAKLIEQNRHMIKL; encoded by the coding sequence ATGAAAATAACACACCGTTTACCCGCAATGGTGAGTGCCATTGTCTTTTCAGCCCTGTTTGCACTACCTGCGATGGCGGCCGATCCCGTTAAAGAAGCCAGTAAAGTACAAACTCAAGCTAAGACCGATGCTAAAAGTATGGCAATGGATGCTAAGCAAGCCATGCCTGATTCGGCTCAGGTGAATATCAATACCGCCTCGTCTGAGCAGTTACAAATGCTCAAGGGCATTGGGGCGGCCAAGGCGCAGGCCATCATAGACTATCGAACGCAGAATGGTAAATTTAAGGCCATTGATGAGTTGGCCAATGTCTCAGGCATTGGCGCTAAGTTGATTGAGCAAAATCGCCATATGATAAAGCTCTAG
- the pspC gene encoding envelope stress response membrane protein PspC codes for MRGTSGRTLYRIPQSGKVAGVCAGIAEYFAIETWLVRVLAVSIFLLGGSGVVFIIYVALWVILDIKPQNSTVRDDIEVKKKPWQSGEPAKQALSDVSRQFRSLEVRLQNLERHVTSDNFDLKRQINSL; via the coding sequence ATGAGAGGAACTAGTGGCCGTACTTTGTATCGCATTCCCCAGTCAGGTAAAGTCGCAGGTGTGTGTGCGGGGATAGCCGAATACTTTGCAATTGAAACATGGTTAGTGCGGGTACTTGCGGTTTCTATCTTCCTATTAGGTGGTTCGGGCGTCGTGTTTATCATCTATGTTGCGTTATGGGTGATACTCGACATCAAACCCCAAAATAGCACTGTTAGGGATGACATCGAGGTGAAGAAGAAACCTTGGCAATCGGGAGAGCCTGCTAAACAAGCGCTGAGCGATGTGAGCAGGCAATTTAGAAGCCTAGAGGTGAGACTGCAAAACCTTGAACGCCATGTTACATCTGATAACTTTGATTTAAAAAGACAAATCAATAGCTTGTAA
- a CDS encoding primosomal replication protein, protein MVLNTSQLISTLKNQLTTLEQEVLQHDSHLAPSQRKLLQDIERFNQSLFIQNGAQLMPCIEQIRNSICQLEKQIALKLAPQTIALSCERIQDRFTAVKRALLTTSIDIKSKNQQRASKRARFAQQQTQSHQASGFAWIASNVLQNSHEIYAELNKHLNWAKKFEQKIAEMESKLENCHSADKIRLQNDILLMHRRLGKCRQAISYIEDRIQAFERPHQSHNR, encoded by the coding sequence ATGGTTTTGAACACTTCGCAGCTAATCAGCACGTTGAAAAATCAGCTCACAACACTTGAGCAAGAGGTACTGCAACATGATAGTCATCTTGCGCCGAGCCAGCGTAAACTTCTGCAGGATATTGAGCGCTTTAATCAGTCGCTGTTTATTCAAAATGGCGCCCAACTGATGCCCTGCATTGAACAAATTCGTAATAGTATCTGTCAGTTAGAGAAACAAATCGCCCTAAAACTCGCGCCGCAAACCATCGCCTTAAGCTGTGAACGTATTCAAGACCGTTTTACCGCGGTTAAACGAGCACTACTGACGACCTCAATCGATATAAAGTCTAAAAATCAACAACGTGCCAGTAAACGCGCGCGTTTTGCCCAACAACAGACCCAATCGCACCAAGCCAGTGGGTTTGCTTGGATTGCCAGCAATGTGTTACAAAATAGCCACGAAATCTATGCCGAACTGAATAAGCATCTGAATTGGGCTAAGAAATTTGAACAAAAAATTGCAGAAATGGAATCAAAACTTGAAAACTGTCATAGTGCTGACAAAATCCGTTTGCAAAATGACATCCTTTTGATGCATCGTCGTTTGGGTAAATGCAGGCAAGCCATCAGTTATATCGAAGATCGCATTCAAGCATTCGAACGTCCGCATCAGAGTCATAATCGTTAA
- a CDS encoding sulfite exporter TauE/SafE family protein has product MELLLEPSNWALLAVIGLIAGFIDAVVGGGGLLSIPALLTLGIPPHTALGTNKFAASFGSSMAAWTYYRQHLLKPSFWYMAFIATFIGAVLGSVLVYLLNAQWLEKALPLLIIGIAIYSLLSPNAISDTDCQAPTKAQSKLKQSLQGLLLGGYDGFAGPGIGAFWTVSSGALYKLPLLHSCALARAMTFTSNLTALAIFGFLGQVHWQIGLWMGLSMMLGSFIGARCAIKFGMPFIRPLFILIVLSIAANLAWSAWF; this is encoded by the coding sequence TTGGAGTTGTTACTCGAGCCCAGTAACTGGGCCCTGTTGGCTGTCATTGGCTTAATTGCAGGTTTTATCGATGCCGTAGTCGGTGGTGGAGGCCTGCTCTCCATTCCTGCCCTGCTCACCCTCGGGATCCCGCCCCACACCGCCTTAGGTACCAATAAATTTGCCGCCAGTTTTGGCTCCTCCATGGCGGCTTGGACCTATTATCGCCAACATCTGCTCAAACCCAGTTTTTGGTATATGGCGTTTATCGCCACCTTTATTGGTGCAGTACTCGGCAGTGTGTTGGTGTACTTGTTAAATGCACAGTGGCTTGAAAAAGCCTTACCACTGCTCATTATTGGCATCGCGATTTACAGCCTGCTGAGCCCAAATGCCATCTCGGATACCGATTGTCAGGCACCAACAAAAGCTCAATCTAAACTCAAACAAAGTCTGCAAGGGCTCCTGCTGGGTGGTTATGATGGTTTTGCCGGCCCTGGCATTGGCGCCTTTTGGACTGTAAGTTCAGGCGCTTTATACAAACTACCGCTGTTGCATAGCTGCGCGCTTGCCAGAGCCATGACCTTTACCAGTAACTTAACGGCGCTGGCGATCTTTGGCTTTCTAGGGCAAGTCCATTGGCAAATCGGTTTGTGGATGGGGTTATCTATGATGCTCGGCTCCTTTATCGGCGCCCGCTGCGCGATAAAATTTGGTATGCCTTTTATTCGGCCTTTGTTTATATTAATTGTCCTGTCAATTGCCGCTAATCTGGCATGGAGCGCATGGTTTTGA
- a CDS encoding TIGR01620 family protein: MSLDSLPPSSESETNGLDKPMSENTLGSQPLKKQQVFDSDKVKLQSASDELKSAQAFAPLTPLKAADEVVDDALAAHPQALDVSSIRPKLHQSRRWSWLARLSVFGLLLLVLVQTGLGLRDAWLSSPWLFSFYGAVLSLVGSWAMVGALGEYRKLKRLKQVADTQESGARLALSMQMGEADGFINNIVRHYPDSQGLQRLRQSLKDEHNDAEKVLLFEDLVLTERDELAKKIVRRYAAESAVLLAASPLAALDMAIILWRNQRMLRDVAACYGIELGYWSRIKLIRSIIINIIYAGTSELVTDLGTQLLSVEMTGKLSARLAQGLGGGLLTARLGYQAMALCRPIQFREEQRPKLSKVHQELLIELKQFAGKLLTKDGRDALKSQLEAAELKTGSTPKEK; this comes from the coding sequence ATGAGTTTAGATTCGTTACCACCTTCAAGTGAGTCAGAGACAAACGGGCTCGATAAGCCAATGTCTGAAAATACACTTGGAAGCCAACCGCTCAAAAAACAACAAGTATTTGATTCTGATAAGGTCAAACTTCAGTCTGCTTCTGATGAGCTTAAGAGTGCCCAAGCTTTTGCACCACTGACACCCTTAAAAGCGGCGGATGAAGTTGTCGATGATGCCTTAGCGGCTCATCCGCAAGCATTGGATGTATCATCCATTCGGCCAAAACTGCATCAATCTCGCCGTTGGTCTTGGCTGGCGCGTTTATCCGTCTTTGGGTTATTGCTACTGGTTTTAGTGCAAACGGGATTAGGTTTGCGAGACGCTTGGTTATCAAGCCCTTGGTTATTTAGCTTTTATGGCGCAGTACTCAGTTTAGTCGGCAGCTGGGCTATGGTCGGAGCCTTGGGCGAATACCGTAAATTAAAACGCCTCAAGCAGGTTGCCGATACGCAAGAGTCGGGTGCAAGGCTTGCCCTCAGTATGCAAATGGGCGAGGCCGATGGTTTTATCAATAATATAGTGCGCCATTATCCCGATAGTCAGGGGCTACAGCGACTGCGTCAGTCGCTCAAAGATGAACATAACGATGCTGAAAAAGTGCTGTTATTTGAGGATTTAGTGCTTACTGAGCGGGATGAACTGGCGAAAAAAATCGTCCGTCGATACGCGGCCGAGTCAGCCGTGTTGCTTGCCGCGAGTCCGCTAGCTGCATTGGATATGGCCATTATTCTTTGGCGTAACCAACGCATGCTGCGTGATGTCGCCGCCTGTTATGGGATAGAATTAGGCTATTGGAGCCGGATAAAACTCATTCGTAGCATCATTATTAACATCATCTATGCCGGTACCAGCGAGTTAGTGACCGATTTGGGGACCCAACTGCTGTCGGTTGAGATGACGGGGAAATTATCCGCACGGCTTGCTCAAGGTTTAGGTGGGGGGCTGCTCACAGCGCGCTTAGGGTATCAAGCCATGGCGCTATGTAGACCTATTCAGTTTAGGGAGGAGCAGCGCCCCAAATTATCGAAAGTTCATCAAGAGTTGTTGATTGAGCTTAAACAGTTTGCCGGTAAGTTATTGACTAAAGACGGACGAGATGCACTTAAGAGCCAATTAGAGGCTGCTGAACTTAAAACAGGCTCAACACCCAAAGAGAAATAA
- a CDS encoding YcjX family protein, translating to MGMLDFSLHKLTQKSQSLLHRTADRHLRLAVTGLSGAGKTAFITGLVNQLLNSGAASQVSHSRHGNALPLWQVSREQRLLGVKRAMQPDLEIASFDYQGAMLALTSTPPTWPASTRTISELRLAIKYQPQKGLLAKFADTATLYLDIVDYPGEWLLDLPMLRQSFIEWCSAQQQRVAVLKSSPLYAEFQTSLSALNLTEAADELQLKRIADQYQQLLHDLVHVQGYYQAQPGRMLLPGEWEGAPLLAFFPLLSVTDNQWSELKQSDKHSAFHVLEKRYQEYVAKVVKPFYKQHFAGFDRQLVLVDCFSALNRGKTQFEDMGAALNAIMESFQYGQSSYLRRLFAPRIDRLLFAASKVDHVTRDQQSHVLSLLTDMLKHSQHFASFDGCKVETMAISAIKATRHGMVTTQEGDVEVVQGIGLNGQALTLFPGEVPTRLPEPNFWRDQGFHFMGFAPPNNSNVDPSSVHFDHIRLDHLLQYLVGDKLE from the coding sequence ATGGGAATGCTTGACTTTTCGCTCCATAAATTAACTCAGAAGAGCCAATCCCTGCTCCATAGAACGGCTGACAGGCATTTACGACTCGCGGTAACAGGGTTATCGGGGGCGGGCAAAACCGCATTTATTACCGGATTAGTCAACCAACTACTCAATAGTGGCGCGGCTTCTCAGGTATCCCATTCCCGCCATGGGAATGCTTTACCTCTGTGGCAAGTGAGCCGTGAGCAACGTTTGCTCGGGGTGAAGCGAGCAATGCAGCCGGATCTTGAAATTGCCAGCTTCGATTATCAGGGCGCAATGTTAGCGCTTACTTCGACGCCTCCGACTTGGCCAGCATCGACCCGCACGATTTCGGAGCTGCGCTTAGCCATCAAATACCAGCCGCAGAAGGGGCTGCTAGCCAAGTTTGCCGATACCGCAACGCTGTATTTAGATATTGTCGATTATCCCGGCGAGTGGCTATTAGATTTACCTATGCTGCGTCAAAGCTTTATCGAGTGGTGCAGCGCGCAGCAACAACGTGTCGCTGTGCTAAAAAGCTCGCCTTTGTATGCAGAGTTTCAAACTTCGTTAAGTGCGCTCAATTTAACCGAGGCGGCCGATGAGCTGCAGCTTAAACGCATTGCCGATCAGTATCAGCAACTCTTGCACGATTTAGTGCATGTGCAGGGTTATTATCAGGCACAACCCGGACGCATGTTATTACCAGGGGAATGGGAAGGCGCGCCGCTGCTGGCGTTTTTTCCGCTGTTATCGGTGACAGACAATCAGTGGAGCGAGCTCAAACAAAGCGATAAACACAGCGCCTTTCATGTCCTAGAAAAACGCTACCAAGAATACGTGGCTAAGGTCGTTAAACCTTTCTATAAGCAGCATTTTGCGGGGTTTGACCGCCAGTTAGTGCTGGTTGATTGCTTCAGCGCCTTAAACCGCGGCAAAACCCAGTTTGAGGATATGGGCGCCGCATTAAATGCCATTATGGAGAGTTTTCAATACGGCCAATCCAGTTACTTACGCCGATTGTTTGCGCCGCGGATAGACAGATTATTATTTGCCGCCAGTAAGGTTGACCATGTGACGCGGGATCAGCAAAGTCATGTGTTATCCCTGCTCACCGATATGCTCAAACATAGCCAACATTTTGCCAGTTTCGATGGTTGTAAAGTTGAGACTATGGCCATTAGTGCCATTAAGGCGACGCGTCATGGCATGGTGACCACTCAAGAAGGGGATGTGGAAGTCGTGCAGGGGATTGGATTGAACGGCCAAGCCCTGACGCTTTTTCCAGGCGAAGTGCCCACTCGCTTACCCGAGCCCAACTTTTGGCGCGACCAAGGGTTTCATTTTATGGGATTTGCTCCGCCGAATAACAGCAATGTGGACCCATCTTCGGTGCATTTTGACCATATCCGTCTCGATCACCTTCTGCAGTATCTCGTGGGGGATAAATTGGAATGA
- the megL gene encoding methionine gamma-lyase, translating to MQDESSKQWKAATQAIHAGHEREAFGTLVTPLYQTATFVFESAQQGGERFAGNEPGYIYTRLGNPTVAELERKMAILEGAEAAAATASGMGAVSAALLANLQMGDHLVASNAVYGCTFALMTSQFARFGIEVTLVDFTDLAAIERAIKANTRVIFCETPVNPHLQVFDLKGIADIAKRHQLVSIVDNTFMTPLLQQPLAFGIDLVVHSATKYLNGHGDVIAGVVCGSEEQLHRVKYEILKDIGAVMSPHDAWLILRGLKTLDVRLQRHCDSAQRVAEFLEQHPAVTRVYYPGLKSHSGHRFIGGQMARAGGVIAFELAASLEQAMAFVGYLKLFSIAVSLGDAESLIQHPASMTHSPYTPEARQAAGISDNLLRISIGLEDCDDIIEDLNQALAMLA from the coding sequence ATGCAAGATGAATCAAGCAAGCAGTGGAAAGCCGCAACCCAAGCCATTCATGCCGGGCATGAGCGCGAAGCCTTTGGTACTTTGGTGACGCCACTTTATCAAACGGCGACCTTTGTCTTTGAGTCGGCGCAGCAAGGTGGTGAGCGATTCGCTGGCAACGAACCCGGTTATATTTATACTCGCCTAGGTAACCCGACAGTTGCCGAGCTGGAACGTAAAATGGCGATTTTAGAAGGGGCAGAAGCGGCGGCAGCAACGGCTTCTGGCATGGGGGCCGTATCGGCGGCGCTGTTGGCTAACCTCCAGATGGGCGATCATTTAGTGGCTTCCAATGCGGTTTATGGCTGCACCTTCGCCCTTATGACCAGCCAATTTGCCCGCTTCGGTATCGAAGTCACCTTAGTCGATTTTACCGATTTAGCGGCCATTGAGCGGGCCATCAAAGCCAACACTCGGGTGATTTTTTGCGAAACTCCGGTTAATCCTCATTTACAGGTGTTTGATCTCAAAGGTATCGCCGATATTGCGAAACGGCATCAGCTTGTCAGCATTGTCGATAATACTTTTATGACGCCGCTGCTGCAGCAACCCTTGGCATTCGGTATCGATTTAGTGGTACACAGTGCGACTAAGTATTTGAATGGACACGGCGATGTAATTGCCGGCGTCGTGTGTGGCAGTGAAGAGCAGCTGCACAGAGTGAAATATGAAATCCTAAAAGATATCGGCGCCGTCATGTCTCCCCACGATGCTTGGCTGATTTTGCGCGGGCTGAAAACCTTAGATGTGCGTTTGCAGCGCCATTGTGACAGTGCCCAGCGTGTTGCCGAGTTTTTGGAGCAACATCCTGCTGTGACTCGGGTGTATTATCCAGGGCTTAAATCTCATTCAGGGCACCGATTTATTGGTGGACAGATGGCGAGAGCTGGTGGCGTGATTGCCTTTGAGTTAGCCGCCTCTCTTGAGCAAGCCATGGCTTTTGTGGGTTACCTTAAGCTGTTTTCAATCGCTGTAAGTTTGGGGGATGCGGAATCCCTTATTCAGCACCCAGCTTCCATGACCCATTCGCCCTACACGCCAGAGGCTCGCCAAGCCGCGGGGATAAGTGATAATTTACTGCGGATCTCAATCGGTTTAGAGGATTGTGACGATATCATCGAGGATTTAAACCAAGCCTTGGCCATGCTGGCATAA
- a CDS encoding DUF2057 domain-containing protein, with translation MKSLLPISSLLVLLGSASAFAADLNIPMSFEYLALDGKKVESSVFNHKSSLELAPGTHKIAIRYHEMVEDDFSDSQTFVKSSPFIVTLEVDGDHQYYLQAAEGKVIKKPKTFAQNPQVVLTRSDKGQVNYKVTNTDIEEESFVSRLFSGNQAVDVSGTAAAATGAAGTAAVVATPAPTSAQAAVNATSLTAPVDTSKAAGANPQQMLQYWWLQADEKTRKEFMSWAISQL, from the coding sequence ATGAAATCACTTTTGCCAATCAGCAGCCTGCTAGTGCTACTCGGCTCTGCCTCAGCCTTTGCCGCAGATCTGAATATCCCTATGTCCTTCGAATACCTTGCCCTCGATGGCAAAAAAGTCGAGTCCAGCGTATTCAACCATAAAAGCAGCTTAGAGTTGGCGCCCGGCACTCACAAAATCGCGATCCGTTACCATGAGATGGTTGAAGACGATTTCAGTGACAGCCAGACCTTCGTAAAGTCTTCCCCTTTTATCGTGACCTTAGAAGTCGACGGCGATCATCAATATTATTTGCAAGCCGCTGAGGGCAAGGTCATTAAAAAGCCTAAAACCTTCGCTCAAAATCCTCAGGTCGTATTAACCCGCTCTGACAAAGGTCAGGTGAATTACAAAGTGACAAACACCGACATTGAAGAAGAGAGCTTTGTCTCCCGTCTCTTTAGCGGTAACCAAGCGGTAGATGTGTCAGGCACTGCAGCCGCAGCAACGGGCGCAGCAGGCACAGCGGCGGTTGTTGCCACGCCAGCCCCCACTTCTGCCCAGGCAGCTGTGAACGCCACCTCATTAACCGCTCCGGTTGATACTTCTAAAGCGGCTGGCGCGAATCCACAACAGATGTTGCAATACTGGTGGTTACAAGCCGATGAGAAAACACGTAAAGAGTTTATGAGCTGGGCTATTTCACAACTCTAA
- the pspF gene encoding phage shock protein operon transcriptional activator — MDNKFQQDNLIGQSNALLEVLEHVSQIAPLSKPVLIIGERGTGKELIAERLHYLSKRWDQSFIKLNCSSLSENLLESELFGHESGAFTGAKGKHEGRFERADGGTLFLDELANTSGLIQEKLLRVIEYGEFERVGGSKTIQADVRLICAANEDLPSLADAGEFRADLLDRLAFDVITLPPLRCRPEDIMTLAEYFAVGMARQLKLELFSGFSASAVVQLMSHDWPGNIRELKNVVERSVYRSSGENRPIEQIILDPFASPYRPTTRVRTRERQVTTPQAQLVSTSVAAPTIDTEVAVNTEVMTNNFSFPLDFKEQTERYEMELIQQALSASQYNQKKTAEILGLSYHQLRGILKKYNLLDKA; from the coding sequence GTGGATAATAAATTTCAGCAAGACAACCTCATCGGCCAATCAAACGCCCTACTCGAAGTCTTAGAGCATGTCTCACAGATAGCGCCGCTCTCAAAACCTGTGCTCATTATTGGCGAACGGGGAACGGGTAAGGAGCTCATTGCTGAACGTTTACATTATCTGTCTAAACGCTGGGATCAAAGTTTTATTAAGCTAAATTGTTCATCTTTGAGTGAAAACTTACTCGAGAGTGAGTTATTCGGTCATGAATCGGGCGCCTTTACTGGCGCAAAAGGCAAACACGAAGGCCGCTTTGAGCGAGCCGACGGTGGCACTCTCTTCCTCGATGAATTAGCTAACACCTCGGGGTTAATCCAAGAAAAACTGTTGCGGGTCATCGAATACGGTGAGTTTGAACGGGTCGGCGGCAGTAAAACCATTCAAGCGGATGTGCGCCTTATCTGCGCGGCCAACGAGGATTTACCCTCACTGGCCGACGCTGGTGAATTTAGGGCCGACTTGCTCGACCGTTTAGCATTCGATGTGATCACCTTACCGCCGCTGCGTTGCCGCCCCGAAGATATCATGACCTTAGCCGAATATTTTGCCGTAGGTATGGCGCGGCAACTTAAGCTGGAACTCTTCAGTGGCTTCAGTGCCAGCGCAGTCGTTCAGCTGATGAGTCATGACTGGCCGGGGAATATTCGTGAACTTAAAAACGTGGTCGAGCGCAGTGTGTATCGCAGCAGCGGTGAAAATCGTCCCATTGAGCAGATTATTCTCGATCCCTTTGCCTCACCCTATCGCCCCACCACTCGAGTGCGTACCCGCGAGCGTCAAGTCACAACACCTCAAGCGCAGCTTGTAAGTACATCCGTCGCGGCCCCGACAATCGACACCGAGGTTGCAGTTAATACTGAGGTTATGACAAATAATTTTAGTTTTCCCTTGGACTTTAAAGAGCAAACCGAACGTTATGAGATGGAGCTTATTCAACAAGCCTTATCGGCCAGTCAGTACAATCAAAAGAAAACCGCCGAAATCCTTGGTTTAAGCTATCACCAGCTGCGTGGCATCTTGAAAAAGTACAATTTGCTCGATAAAGCATAA
- a CDS encoding late competence development ComFB family protein, whose product MQLEIRNYYEVLLMEMLSDEGLMDELPEDYLADLCCVTLNQLPVRYIRHLVDTYFFEDYNELQELKREIQAALEKSRAFLKQNLQKRMQQEEADS is encoded by the coding sequence ATGCAACTCGAAATCCGTAACTATTACGAAGTTCTCTTAATGGAAATGTTATCCGATGAAGGCCTGATGGATGAATTACCGGAGGATTATTTAGCTGATCTCTGCTGTGTGACACTCAATCAACTGCCAGTGCGCTATATTCGTCACCTAGTCGACACCTATTTCTTCGAAGATTACAACGAGTTGCAAGAGCTCAAACGAGAAATCCAAGCAGCATTAGAGAAATCACGCGCCTTTCTTAAACAGAATCTACAAAAAAGAATGCAGCAGGAAGAAGCCGACAGCTAA
- the pspB gene encoding envelope stress response membrane protein PspB, translated as MDMDILMAPIIIFMIVVAPIWLVLHYRSKRQVSQGLTEEEFSQLNDLIAKADKMAARIETLEAILDSESPEWRGKHERN; from the coding sequence ATGGATATGGACATACTCATGGCACCGATTATCATCTTTATGATAGTGGTGGCGCCAATATGGTTAGTTCTTCATTATCGCAGTAAGCGACAAGTGAGCCAGGGACTCACTGAGGAAGAGTTTTCACAGCTCAATGATTTGATTGCCAAAGCCGATAAGATGGCTGCACGCATCGAAACCTTAGAGGCCATTCTGGATTCAGAATCGCCTGAATGGAGGGGCAAACATGAGAGGAACTAG
- the pspA gene encoding phage shock protein PspA, translated as MGIFSRFADIINSNISALLDKAEDPEKMVRLIIQEMEDTLVEVRSTSAKVLAEKKELIRRINRVEEQVQDWQDKAELALSKDREDLAKAALVEKQKAAGLVDTLNQELAVLDEHIARLKDEVGLLQEKLLDAKARQKTIILRTQTASSRLEVKKQLDSSKIDNAMLKFEQYERRVEGLEAQVESYDLGNKKTLADEFAALEAEDSVNAELEALKAKVKGKATTKSKE; from the coding sequence ATGGGAATTTTCTCTCGTTTCGCCGATATCATTAACTCTAATATCAGCGCATTACTCGATAAAGCAGAAGACCCTGAAAAAATGGTTCGTCTGATCATCCAAGAGATGGAAGATACACTGGTAGAAGTTCGTTCTACTTCAGCAAAAGTATTAGCTGAAAAGAAAGAATTAATCCGTCGTATCAACCGTGTTGAAGAACAAGTTCAGGATTGGCAAGACAAAGCTGAACTGGCCCTTTCAAAGGACCGCGAAGATTTAGCCAAAGCGGCTTTAGTTGAAAAACAAAAAGCAGCAGGTTTGGTGGATACCTTAAACCAAGAGTTGGCGGTGCTGGATGAGCATATCGCACGTTTAAAAGACGAAGTGGGTTTGCTGCAGGAAAAACTGTTAGACGCAAAAGCGCGCCAAAAAACCATTATTTTGCGCACTCAAACCGCCTCATCACGTTTAGAAGTGAAGAAGCAGTTAGACTCAAGCAAAATCGACAACGCTATGCTCAAGTTTGAACAATATGAGCGCCGTGTCGAAGGGCTAGAAGCGCAGGTTGAATCTTACGATCTGGGTAATAAAAAGACCTTAGCCGATGAGTTTGCCGCGCTGGAAGCCGAAGATTCAGTGAATGCCGAACTGGAAGCATTGAAGGCTAAAGTGAAAGGCAAAGCTACAACTAAGTCAAAAGAATAA